The following coding sequences lie in one Futiania mangrovi genomic window:
- a CDS encoding branched-chain amino acid ABC transporter permease — MSLSDFVQVLITGIAMGGIYTLMGKGLFITFLTTRALNFGQGDFLMIASFMAMAMMLSGVPVIVTVAVTLLVMIVLGLVLERVAIRPLSVHLEGSGASLAWILTTLGFGMLLQNVVTLVWGKSRYYSPPLFSSGESQVVTIFGAGVYLEELVVAGLALLAVAALYWLLFRHRWGKEISAVAFDKDTAALLGINVRRVVMLSYAIMGVLTAVAGILVGPITTVQSHMGLLFIVKGFAAVCIGGFVNPVGILIAGIGFGVVEAFSNYFDSAFGDLYPFVLFLLFIVVRPAGIFAEHRADVR; from the coding sequence ATGAGTCTGTCTGATTTCGTTCAGGTGCTGATCACGGGCATCGCCATGGGGGGCATCTACACCCTGATGGGGAAGGGCCTCTTCATCACCTTCCTGACGACGCGCGCGCTCAATTTCGGGCAGGGCGACTTCCTGATGATCGCGTCCTTCATGGCGATGGCCATGATGCTGTCCGGCGTGCCGGTGATCGTCACGGTGGCGGTCACGCTGCTGGTGATGATTGTGCTGGGTCTCGTGCTGGAGCGCGTGGCGATCCGGCCCCTGTCGGTGCACCTTGAAGGCAGCGGCGCGAGCCTGGCCTGGATCCTGACCACGCTGGGCTTCGGCATGTTGCTGCAGAACGTGGTGACGCTCGTCTGGGGCAAGTCGCGCTACTATTCGCCGCCGCTCTTCTCGTCCGGCGAAAGCCAGGTCGTGACGATCTTCGGCGCAGGCGTCTATCTGGAGGAGCTGGTGGTAGCGGGCCTCGCGCTGCTGGCGGTCGCGGCACTCTACTGGCTGCTGTTCCGGCACCGTTGGGGCAAGGAGATCTCGGCGGTGGCCTTCGACAAGGACACCGCCGCGCTGCTCGGCATCAACGTGCGCCGCGTGGTGATGCTCTCCTACGCGATCATGGGCGTGCTGACCGCGGTGGCGGGCATCCTCGTCGGCCCGATCACGACGGTGCAATCGCACATGGGCCTTCTCTTCATCGTCAAGGGCTTCGCGGCGGTGTGCATCGGCGGGTTCGTGAACCCGGTCGGCATCCTGATCGCGGGCATCGGCTTCGGGGTCGTAGAGGCGTTCAGCAACTATTTCGATTCCGCCTTCGGGGACCTCTACCCGTTCGTGCTGTTCCTTCTCTTCATCGTCGTGCGGCCGGCCGGCATCTTCGCCGAGCACCGCGCGGATGTCCGGTAG
- a CDS encoding branched-chain amino acid ABC transporter ATP-binding protein/permease, which translates to MHHIRYIVAALLIAGLPYLAPNDYYLHMAQDIAMVAIAAIGLNILLGLSGQLSLGQAGFFALGGYGSGILATNYGWPLWASIPVGIAVAAVAGVLIGLVALRARTHYLAMATLAFGLIVEILAQRWVDLTGGSMGLIGVPQLNLGDFANGSLYFFWIVAGTLLVVQMLNDYLMQSHQGRVLHSIRESESFAQTVGINAAVWRAGVFVAAAVLAGISGIFFVHQSGYVSSDAFGLDRSIALLIAVVIGGLGRQYGPLVGAVVVVLLNQFIADLYEYAMFIFGGILLGVMLFFPGGAVGMFELAFGRFRRAADRESDRPSGERPAPRHFTRTAAAGDGPVLELEGVSKSYAGVVAVDKLSMAIQPGTIHALIGPNGAGKSTAINVIAGLYRANGGTIRFRGQDITELAAWRRARLGIARTFQNLQLIRNLTVCENVMLGLREGQRGFVPGFARWLATPRFEAEEREEAMELLRYLGIARFADVKPGSLSYGHRKLCELARALAQRPTLMLLDEPIAGLNDEEVREIANAIKLLRELGITVLIVEHNMGFVMSVSDAVTVLDYGERIAQGTPEEVQRDPKVIAAYLGTEPVS; encoded by the coding sequence ATGCATCACATCCGCTACATCGTCGCCGCGCTGCTGATCGCCGGACTGCCCTACCTGGCGCCGAACGACTACTACCTGCACATGGCGCAGGACATCGCCATGGTCGCCATCGCGGCGATCGGGCTCAACATCCTGCTGGGACTCTCGGGCCAGTTGTCGCTGGGACAGGCCGGGTTCTTCGCGCTGGGCGGATACGGCTCGGGCATTCTCGCCACCAACTATGGCTGGCCGCTGTGGGCCAGCATCCCCGTCGGCATCGCCGTCGCCGCGGTGGCTGGGGTCCTGATCGGTCTCGTGGCGCTGCGCGCGCGGACGCACTACCTCGCCATGGCGACGCTCGCCTTCGGCCTGATCGTGGAGATCCTGGCGCAGCGTTGGGTCGACCTGACGGGCGGCTCGATGGGCCTGATCGGGGTGCCGCAGCTCAACCTCGGCGATTTCGCGAACGGGTCGCTCTATTTCTTCTGGATCGTCGCGGGCACACTCCTCGTGGTGCAGATGCTCAACGACTACCTGATGCAGTCGCACCAGGGCCGCGTGCTGCACTCGATCCGCGAGAGCGAGAGCTTCGCGCAGACAGTGGGCATCAACGCTGCCGTTTGGCGCGCGGGCGTGTTCGTCGCCGCGGCGGTCCTGGCCGGCATCTCCGGCATCTTCTTCGTGCACCAGTCGGGCTATGTCAGCAGCGACGCATTCGGCCTCGACCGCTCCATCGCGCTACTGATCGCGGTCGTGATCGGCGGGCTGGGGCGGCAATACGGCCCGCTGGTCGGAGCCGTCGTCGTGGTGCTGCTGAACCAGTTCATCGCCGATCTTTACGAGTACGCGATGTTCATCTTCGGCGGCATCCTGCTGGGGGTGATGCTGTTCTTCCCCGGCGGCGCGGTCGGCATGTTCGAGCTGGCCTTCGGCCGGTTCCGCCGTGCAGCCGACCGGGAGAGCGACCGTCCCTCGGGCGAGCGGCCAGCCCCGCGGCATTTCACGCGCACGGCCGCCGCGGGCGACGGCCCCGTGCTGGAACTCGAAGGCGTCAGCAAGTCGTATGCCGGCGTCGTCGCGGTCGACAAGCTGAGCATGGCCATCCAACCGGGCACCATCCATGCGCTGATCGGCCCCAATGGGGCGGGCAAGAGCACGGCCATCAACGTGATCGCCGGTCTCTACCGCGCGAACGGCGGCACGATCCGCTTCCGTGGCCAGGACATCACGGAGCTTGCAGCCTGGCGGCGCGCGCGGCTCGGCATCGCGCGGACGTTCCAGAACCTCCAGCTGATCCGCAACCTGACGGTCTGCGAGAACGTGATGCTGGGCCTCCGCGAGGGGCAGCGCGGCTTCGTGCCGGGCTTTGCGCGCTGGCTTGCCACGCCGCGCTTCGAGGCGGAGGAGCGCGAGGAGGCGATGGAGCTTCTGCGCTATCTCGGCATTGCCCGCTTCGCCGACGTGAAGCCCGGCAGCCTGTCCTACGGCCACCGCAAGCTGTGCGAACTGGCCCGCGCGCTGGCGCAGCGCCCGACGCTCATGCTGCTCGACGAGCCCATCGCGGGCCTCAACGACGAGGAGGTGCGCGAGATCGCCAACGCCATCAAGCTGCTGCGCGAGCTTGGCATCACTGTGCTGATCGTCGAGCACAACATGGGCTTCGTCATGAGCGTGAGCGATGCGGTGACGGTCCTCGACTATGGCGAGCGGATCGCGCAGGGCACGCCGGAGGAGGTCCAGCGCGACCCGAAGGTGATCGCCGCCTATCTCGGAACGGAGCCGGTGTCGTGA
- a CDS encoding ABC transporter ATP-binding protein: MIEARDISVRIGEIEILHGIDLDVPNGSVVTVVGANGAGKTTLLRVLSRLAPLTKGTIRFDGEVIDRMEPHKLAQRGLVHVPQGRQIIPSLSVEDNLLIGANRIPGLEDAEKARLLEQEYARFPVLKERRAIPGGSLSGGEQQMLAVSRALMMKPKLLMLDEPSLGLAPQIVRAILDALRDLSRDGMTVLLVEQAAFTALKIADVGYVLQNGRVVLSGPTGDLLKDSRLIERYLG, encoded by the coding sequence GTGATCGAAGCGAGAGACATTTCCGTCAGGATCGGCGAGATCGAGATCCTCCACGGCATCGACCTCGACGTGCCGAACGGCTCCGTCGTGACGGTGGTCGGAGCCAATGGCGCGGGCAAGACGACACTGCTGCGCGTGCTCTCACGCCTGGCGCCGCTGACCAAGGGAACGATCCGCTTCGACGGCGAAGTCATCGACCGGATGGAGCCGCACAAGCTCGCCCAGCGGGGGCTGGTACACGTGCCGCAGGGCCGGCAGATCATTCCCAGCCTGTCGGTCGAGGACAATCTGCTGATCGGTGCGAACCGCATCCCCGGCCTCGAGGATGCGGAGAAGGCCCGCCTGCTGGAGCAGGAATACGCACGCTTCCCCGTGCTGAAGGAGCGCCGCGCGATCCCCGGCGGCTCGCTGTCGGGCGGGGAGCAGCAGATGCTGGCGGTCTCGCGCGCGCTGATGATGAAGCCGAAGCTGCTGATGCTGGACGAGCCCTCGCTCGGCCTCGCGCCGCAGATCGTGCGCGCCATCCTCGACGCGCTGCGCGACCTCAGCCGGGACGGCATGACCGTGCTGCTGGTGGAGCAGGCGGCCTTCACCGCGTTGAAGATCGCCGACGTCGGCTATGTGCTGCAGAACGGCCGGGTTGTCCTGTCGGGTCCGACAGGAGACCTGCTGAAGGATTCCCGGCTGATCGAACGATACTTGGGTTGA
- a CDS encoding thiolase family protein, translating into MTDVYVVGIGMTPFGRFLDKSVKDLTREAVTGALDDAGVDKDAVGAAFFANASQAAIEGQYMIPGEIALRDMGIGGIPVTNVENACASASTAFHLAYGQIKAGLTDVALAVGAEKMFDADKTKSFAVFNGAWDVHEADKITGNLMKLAEGVETPPERAGDNRMRSVFMDVYAALAKFHMKTFGSTERQFAAVAAKNHHHSTMNPLSQYRNDMTVEEVLAARMISWPLTLPMCAPISDGAAAAILCTEDALDRFDRSRAVKVHASVLATGIDRQPEEVDKHITHLAAKKAYDVAGLGPEDMSVAEVHDASAFAEVVQAENLGFCEFGQGGWLAEQGETALGGRIPINTSGGLESKGHPIGATGLGQIYELVTQLRGEAGARQVEKARFAIAENGGGFQGYEEAVACITILGRE; encoded by the coding sequence ATGACGGACGTCTATGTCGTCGGCATCGGAATGACCCCGTTCGGGAGGTTTCTCGACAAGTCGGTCAAGGATCTCACGCGCGAGGCGGTGACGGGCGCGCTCGACGATGCGGGCGTGGACAAGGATGCCGTCGGCGCGGCGTTCTTCGCCAATGCCTCGCAGGCCGCGATCGAGGGGCAATACATGATCCCGGGCGAAATCGCGCTGCGCGACATGGGCATCGGCGGCATCCCGGTAACCAATGTCGAGAACGCATGCGCCAGCGCCAGCACGGCCTTCCACCTCGCCTACGGGCAGATCAAGGCGGGGCTCACCGACGTGGCGCTCGCGGTCGGGGCGGAGAAGATGTTCGACGCCGACAAGACGAAGAGCTTCGCCGTCTTCAACGGCGCCTGGGACGTGCACGAGGCCGACAAGATCACCGGCAACCTGATGAAGCTCGCAGAGGGTGTCGAGACGCCGCCGGAGCGGGCCGGAGACAACCGCATGCGCAGCGTCTTCATGGACGTCTACGCGGCGCTGGCGAAGTTCCACATGAAGACCTTCGGCAGCACGGAGCGGCAGTTCGCCGCCGTCGCGGCCAAGAACCACCACCATTCGACCATGAACCCGCTGTCGCAGTACCGCAACGACATGACGGTCGAGGAGGTGCTGGCCGCGCGCATGATCTCGTGGCCGCTGACCCTGCCGATGTGTGCGCCGATCAGCGACGGCGCGGCGGCGGCGATCCTGTGCACCGAGGACGCGCTCGACCGCTTCGACCGGTCGCGGGCGGTGAAGGTCCATGCCTCGGTGCTGGCGACCGGCATCGACAGGCAGCCGGAGGAGGTCGACAAGCACATCACGCACCTCGCGGCGAAGAAGGCTTACGACGTCGCGGGGCTCGGGCCCGAGGACATGTCGGTGGCCGAGGTACACGACGCCTCCGCCTTCGCCGAGGTGGTGCAGGCCGAAAACCTCGGCTTCTGCGAATTCGGCCAGGGCGGCTGGCTGGCCGAGCAGGGGGAAACCGCGCTCGGCGGACGCATCCCGATCAACACCTCGGGTGGGCTCGAATCCAAGGGACACCCGATCGGGGCGACGGGCCTCGGCCAGATCTACGAGCTTGTGACCCAGCTTCGCGGCGAGGCGGGCGCCCGCCAGGTGGAGAAGGCGCGCTTCGCCATCGCGGAGAACGGCGGCGGCTTCCAGGGTTACGAGGAGGCGGTCGCCTGCATCACGATCCTCGGACGGGAGTAG
- a CDS encoding acyl-CoA synthetase, producing the protein MNIANLLRSTARSFADRQALSFGDRPVHTYGSLHDRAARLAAGLRGLPGMQPGDRVALAMKNCPQYFETMWACWQAGLCAVPINSKLHPREFAYIFENTGARLAFVTSDLAEALTPLSGEIDTLDRVVCVEDAEYETLCRHEPLEMQAVAESDPAWLFYTSGTTGRPKGAVLSHHALLAMTLRYYADVDHVGLDDHMIHCAPLSHASGLYSLPHIAKGSGHVIPASQGFDPAEVFDLIAMYPNATIFCAPTMVTRMTAHPGAEGVKPGQFRTIFYGGAPMYLEDLKRALAKFGPCLWQGYGQGEMPNTITFLSKAMHADTAHPRFEERLTTVGVPRTGVEVRIVDEDDNDLTPGEIGEVIARSDLCMSGYWNNPEASAKTLRGGWLHTGDLGSMDEEGFLTLKDRSKDLIISGGTNIYPREVEEALLIHPGVLECSVIGRHHPDWGEEVVAFVVTREGQRPSEAELDRVCLDNIARFKRPKAYFFIDALPKSAYGKILKSELREMLKAGA; encoded by the coding sequence ATGAACATCGCCAATCTGCTGCGGTCGACCGCCCGGTCCTTCGCCGACCGGCAGGCGCTCTCCTTCGGCGACCGGCCGGTCCACACCTATGGCTCGCTTCACGACCGGGCGGCCCGGCTGGCGGCTGGCCTGCGCGGGCTGCCCGGCATGCAGCCCGGCGACCGGGTTGCGCTCGCCATGAAGAACTGCCCGCAATATTTCGAGACGATGTGGGCCTGCTGGCAGGCAGGGCTCTGCGCCGTGCCGATCAATTCCAAGCTGCACCCGCGCGAGTTCGCGTACATCTTCGAGAACACGGGCGCGCGGCTGGCGTTCGTCACGTCGGACCTGGCCGAGGCGCTGACCCCGCTTTCGGGCGAGATCGACACGCTCGACCGCGTCGTGTGCGTGGAGGATGCCGAGTACGAGACGCTCTGCCGGCATGAGCCGCTTGAGATGCAGGCGGTGGCCGAGAGCGACCCGGCCTGGCTCTTCTACACCAGCGGCACGACCGGGCGTCCCAAGGGGGCGGTGCTGTCTCATCATGCGCTGCTGGCGATGACGTTGCGCTATTACGCCGACGTCGACCATGTCGGCCTCGACGACCACATGATCCATTGCGCGCCGCTGTCACACGCGAGCGGGCTCTATTCCCTGCCCCACATTGCCAAGGGATCGGGGCACGTCATCCCAGCGAGCCAGGGCTTCGACCCGGCGGAGGTGTTCGACCTCATCGCCATGTATCCGAACGCCACGATCTTCTGCGCGCCGACGATGGTCACGCGCATGACGGCGCACCCGGGGGCGGAGGGCGTGAAGCCCGGCCAGTTCCGGACGATCTTCTACGGCGGCGCGCCCATGTACCTGGAGGATCTCAAGCGCGCGCTGGCGAAGTTCGGGCCGTGCCTGTGGCAGGGCTACGGCCAGGGCGAGATGCCCAACACGATTACCTTCCTGTCGAAGGCCATGCACGCCGACACCGCGCACCCGCGCTTCGAGGAGCGCCTGACCACGGTCGGCGTGCCGCGCACGGGCGTCGAGGTGCGCATCGTCGACGAGGACGACAACGACCTGACCCCCGGCGAGATCGGCGAGGTGATCGCGCGCAGCGACCTGTGCATGTCGGGCTACTGGAACAACCCGGAGGCCTCGGCGAAGACGCTCCGCGGCGGCTGGCTGCACACGGGCGACCTCGGCAGCATGGACGAGGAGGGCTTCCTCACGCTCAAGGACCGGTCCAAGGACCTCATCATCTCGGGCGGCACGAACATCTACCCGCGCGAGGTTGAGGAGGCGCTGCTGATCCATCCGGGCGTACTCGAATGTTCCGTGATCGGGCGGCACCACCCGGACTGGGGCGAGGAGGTGGTCGCCTTCGTCGTCACCCGCGAAGGCCAAAGGCCGAGCGAGGCGGAACTCGACCGCGTGTGCCTCGACAATATCGCGCGGTTCAAGCGGCCGAAGGCCTATTTCTTCATCGATGCGCTGCCCAAGAGCGCCTATGGCAAGATCCTGAAATCCGAGCTTCGGGAGATGCTCAAGGCAGGCGCCTGA
- a CDS encoding alpha/beta fold hydrolase: MGWIRTDDGVALYCEDTGSGTPIVFVHEFAGDWRSWEPQVRALARRHRCITYSARGYHPSDIPEDASAYSQARARDDIRAVMDGLGIERAHIVGLSMGGFATLHFGIAYPERTLSLLVAGCGYGAEPGKRDQFAEEAERAAAQFEELGMEKAAAIYAEGPMRIQHQNKDPRGWAEFRDNLAEHSEKGSANTMRGVQKRRPSLYELVEQMKGITAPTLIVTGDEDWPCLEPGLLMKRTIPNSALAVLPNTGHTINLEEPERFNALLLDFVQTVDCGQWRPRDPRARDGAILTAR; encoded by the coding sequence ATGGGCTGGATCAGGACGGACGACGGCGTCGCGCTCTACTGCGAGGACACGGGCAGCGGCACGCCCATCGTCTTCGTGCATGAGTTCGCCGGCGACTGGCGGAGCTGGGAGCCGCAGGTGCGCGCGCTCGCCCGGCGCCATCGCTGCATCACCTATTCGGCACGCGGCTATCACCCCTCGGACATTCCCGAGGACGCAAGCGCCTATTCCCAGGCCCGCGCGCGCGACGACATCCGCGCGGTGATGGACGGGCTCGGCATCGAGAGGGCGCACATCGTCGGCCTCTCCATGGGCGGCTTCGCGACCCTGCATTTCGGCATCGCCTATCCGGAGCGCACGCTCTCGCTCCTGGTCGCGGGCTGCGGCTATGGCGCCGAGCCCGGCAAGCGCGACCAGTTCGCCGAGGAGGCGGAGCGCGCGGCGGCGCAGTTCGAGGAACTGGGAATGGAGAAGGCCGCGGCAATCTACGCCGAGGGGCCCATGCGCATCCAGCATCAGAACAAGGACCCGCGCGGCTGGGCGGAATTTCGAGACAACCTCGCCGAACACTCCGAGAAGGGGTCGGCCAACACGATGCGCGGCGTGCAGAAGCGGCGCCCGTCGCTTTACGAACTGGTGGAGCAGATGAAGGGTATCACCGCACCGACCCTGATCGTTACGGGCGACGAGGACTGGCCCTGCCTCGAACCCGGTCTGCTGATGAAGCGGACTATCCCCAATTCCGCGCTCGCCGTGCTGCCGAACACCGGCCACACGATCAACCTGGAGGAGCCAGAGCGGTTCAACGCGCTTCTGCTCGACTTCGTGCAGACGGTCGATTGCGGCCAGTGGAGGCCGCGCGATCCGCGCGCGCGGGACGGCGCAATCCTGACGGCGCGCTAG
- a CDS encoding 4-hydroxyproline epimerase codes for MAQHTFLCIDGHTCGNPVRLVAGGGPQLQGATMLERRAHFLAEHDWIRTGLMFEPRGHDMMSGAILYPPTREDCDVAVLFIETSGCLPMCGHGTIGTVTIALENGLVSPRHPGKLALDTPAGRVDVVYRQEGRFVEEVRLTNVPGFLHSEGLTAEVDGLGEVAVDVAYGGNFYAIVEPQKAFRDIADHTAGELIGWSPKLRAALNAKYEFVHPEHPEIRGLSHILWTGAPRNPQAHARNAVFYGEKAIDRSPCGTGTSARMAQLAAKGKLKPGDDFVHESIIGSLFKGRVEAATEVGGRPAIVPSIAGWARVTGFNTIFIDDRDPFAHGFVVV; via the coding sequence ATGGCACAGCACACCTTCCTCTGCATCGACGGGCATACCTGCGGCAACCCGGTGCGCCTCGTCGCGGGCGGCGGGCCGCAGCTTCAGGGCGCGACCATGCTGGAGCGGCGGGCGCATTTCCTCGCCGAGCACGACTGGATCCGCACGGGCCTGATGTTCGAACCGCGCGGCCACGACATGATGTCGGGCGCGATCCTCTATCCGCCGACGCGCGAGGACTGCGACGTGGCCGTCCTGTTCATCGAGACGTCGGGCTGCCTGCCGATGTGCGGCCACGGCACCATCGGCACGGTCACCATCGCGCTGGAAAACGGCCTCGTCAGCCCGCGCCACCCCGGCAAGCTCGCGCTCGACACGCCCGCGGGCCGCGTCGACGTCGTGTACCGGCAGGAGGGCCGGTTCGTGGAGGAGGTGCGCCTGACCAATGTGCCAGGCTTCCTGCATTCCGAGGGGCTGACCGCGGAAGTCGACGGGCTCGGCGAGGTCGCGGTGGACGTCGCCTATGGCGGAAACTTCTACGCCATCGTCGAGCCGCAGAAGGCCTTCCGCGACATCGCCGACCATACGGCGGGCGAGCTGATCGGCTGGAGCCCGAAACTGCGCGCCGCGCTCAACGCGAAATACGAGTTCGTGCATCCCGAGCACCCGGAGATCCGCGGCCTCAGCCACATCCTGTGGACCGGCGCGCCGCGCAACCCTCAGGCACACGCCCGCAACGCCGTCTTTTATGGCGAGAAGGCCATCGACCGGTCGCCCTGCGGCACGGGCACGTCCGCACGCATGGCGCAGCTCGCCGCGAAGGGCAAGCTCAAGCCCGGCGACGACTTCGTGCACGAGAGCATTATCGGCTCGCTGTTCAAGGGCCGGGTGGAAGCCGCGACCGAGGTCGGGGGCCGACCGGCCATCGTGCCCTCCATCGCGGGATGGGCGCGCGTCACCGGCTTCAATACGATCTTCATCGACGACCGGGACCCGTTCGCGCACGGCTTCGTGGTCGTCTGA
- a CDS encoding dihydrodipicolinate synthase family protein, producing the protein MWQGILPAVSTKFTADGALDRAEMERCYGLLMEAGCHGLIACGTLGEGNMLSHEERIEVLRLCKAAAGNKPALLTVSEPGTREACELAAKAAKAGADGLMVVPSPIYHTDRAETIANLDAIANAGGLPVMIYSNRVGYRVDVTPDMMEDLAENPLMVAIKESSDDIRRTTEIVNRLGDRYAVLTGVDNLALEAMLMGAVGWVAGLVLAFPRETVKIWELVQAGRIAEARSIYRWFRPLLDLDVSTFLVQNIKLAEAIEIGSTEHVRAPRQPLTGERRAAVEATVRAAIAARPDLSLF; encoded by the coding sequence ATGTGGCAAGGCATCCTCCCCGCCGTCTCGACCAAGTTCACAGCGGACGGCGCCCTCGACCGCGCGGAGATGGAGCGGTGCTACGGCCTGCTGATGGAGGCGGGCTGCCACGGGCTGATCGCGTGCGGGACGCTGGGCGAAGGCAACATGCTGAGCCATGAGGAACGCATCGAGGTACTGCGCCTGTGCAAGGCGGCAGCCGGGAACAAGCCCGCTCTCCTGACCGTGTCGGAGCCGGGCACGCGGGAGGCCTGCGAACTGGCCGCGAAGGCCGCGAAGGCCGGGGCCGACGGGCTGATGGTCGTGCCCTCGCCGATCTACCACACGGACCGGGCGGAAACGATCGCGAACCTCGACGCCATCGCGAACGCGGGCGGCCTCCCGGTGATGATCTATTCGAACCGCGTGGGCTACCGGGTGGACGTGACCCCGGACATGATGGAGGACCTGGCGGAAAACCCGCTCATGGTGGCGATCAAGGAAAGCTCCGACGATATCCGCCGGACGACCGAAATCGTCAACCGGCTAGGCGACCGCTACGCCGTGCTGACGGGCGTGGACAACCTGGCGCTGGAGGCGATGCTGATGGGCGCGGTCGGCTGGGTCGCCGGTCTCGTGCTCGCCTTTCCCCGCGAGACCGTGAAGATCTGGGAGCTGGTGCAGGCGGGCCGCATTGCCGAGGCGCGGTCGATCTACCGCTGGTTCCGGCCCTTGCTCGACCTCGACGTGTCGACCTTCCTCGTGCAGAACATCAAGCTCGCCGAAGCCATCGAGATCGGCTCGACCGAGCATGTGCGCGCGCCGCGCCAGCCGCTGACCGGTGAGCGACGCGCCGCCGTGGAAGCGACAGTGCGCGCGGCAATCGCGGCACGGCCGGACCTGTCGCTGTTCTGA
- a CDS encoding enoyl-CoA hydratase produces MHTDRIICTREGAIGRIVFNNPERHNAMSYDMWVAGEAAVRRLAEDGETRVIVLTGAGDKAFVAGADISKFEKERGSAGAIEEYNAAVARFQDTLAAVALPTIAMIGGYAIGGGLAISICCDIRIASDDSRFAIPAAKLGLGYAMPGVAKLMEVVGPAFAKEIFFTARQFDAAEALTMGLVNRVVPRAELRATVDDYTARISENAPLTIRAAKAALTELVKPESQRDGDRVDALVDACFHSEDYQEGRRAFMEKRKPAFQGR; encoded by the coding sequence ATGCACACCGACCGGATCATCTGCACGCGCGAGGGCGCCATCGGACGCATCGTCTTCAACAATCCCGAGCGGCACAACGCCATGTCCTACGACATGTGGGTGGCGGGCGAGGCGGCGGTCCGCAGGCTCGCCGAGGATGGCGAGACCCGGGTGATCGTGCTCACCGGCGCGGGCGACAAGGCGTTCGTCGCCGGCGCAGACATCTCGAAGTTCGAGAAGGAGCGCGGCAGCGCCGGCGCGATCGAGGAATACAACGCCGCCGTCGCGCGCTTTCAGGACACGCTTGCCGCCGTCGCCCTGCCGACCATCGCCATGATCGGCGGCTATGCCATCGGCGGCGGGCTCGCCATCTCGATCTGCTGCGACATCCGCATTGCCTCAGACGACAGCCGCTTCGCCATTCCGGCGGCCAAGCTCGGCCTCGGTTACGCCATGCCGGGCGTGGCCAAGCTGATGGAGGTGGTGGGCCCCGCCTTCGCCAAGGAGATCTTCTTCACCGCACGGCAGTTCGACGCGGCCGAGGCCCTGACCATGGGCCTCGTCAACCGCGTCGTGCCGCGCGCCGAGCTTCGGGCGACGGTCGACGACTACACCGCCCGCATCTCCGAGAATGCGCCGCTGACGATCCGGGCCGCCAAGGCCGCCTTGACCGAACTGGTGAAACCCGAAAGCCAGCGCGACGGGGACCGCGTCGACGCACTGGTCGACGCCTGTTTCCACAGCGAGGACTACCAGGAGGGCCGCCGGGCCTTCATGGAGAAGCGCAAGCCCGCCTTCCAGGGGCGCTGA